In one Candidatus Roizmanbacteria bacterium CG_4_9_14_0_2_um_filter_38_17 genomic region, the following are encoded:
- the trpS gene encoding tryptophan--tRNA ligase, protein MNKKRVLSGIRATGRLHLGNYLGAVKGMLALQDNKEYETLFFVVDLHTMTTPYDPATLSTATNEIILDYLASGLDPKISAIFVQSDLADLHTQLMFYVSTSVSIARMQHLPTFKDKVKQHPKGVTMALLNYPILMAADILIYKASKVPVGIDQEPHLEIAREIARKMNSLYGLDFPEPTRFATKGEYIPSLTGEGKMSKSVEGSFINLTDDLDTIKKHLASAPTDSGQEDKVPSVGGVANLLTFVELFQGTDKKKEYEKQYTGTGIRYGDLKAELAEAIFEELKPIQAKRKEFESDPKRVRQILDEGAQKARIIASATIKEVKSAMGLKQLETHSWSGLG, encoded by the coding sequence ATGAATAAAAAAAGAGTGTTATCTGGAATTCGTGCCACAGGCAGACTCCACTTGGGAAATTATCTAGGAGCAGTAAAGGGAATGCTTGCTTTGCAAGATAATAAGGAATATGAGACTTTGTTCTTTGTAGTTGACCTGCATACCATGACTACGCCGTATGACCCAGCTACTCTTTCAACTGCCACGAATGAAATTATACTTGATTATTTAGCGAGTGGACTTGATCCAAAGATAAGTGCAATCTTTGTTCAGTCAGATCTGGCTGATTTACATACGCAACTAATGTTTTATGTCTCCACCTCGGTGAGTATTGCCAGAATGCAGCATTTACCAACATTTAAAGACAAAGTTAAACAACACCCTAAGGGTGTCACCATGGCTTTACTAAACTACCCTATTTTAATGGCGGCAGATATTTTGATTTACAAAGCATCCAAAGTTCCAGTGGGGATTGACCAAGAACCTCACCTAGAAATTGCACGTGAGATTGCACGCAAAATGAATTCTCTTTATGGATTAGATTTTCCAGAACCAACTCGTTTTGCTACCAAGGGTGAATATATTCCTAGTTTAACTGGAGAAGGAAAGATGAGTAAAAGCGTGGAGGGTAGCTTTATTAATCTTACAGATGACTTAGATACGATAAAAAAACATCTAGCCTCAGCTCCAACTGATTCGGGTCAAGAAGATAAAGTTCCTTCTGTTGGTGGGGTAGCTAATTTGTTAACTTTTGTTGAGTTGTTTCAAGGAACAGACAAAAAAAAAGAGTATGAAAAACAATATACAGGGACAGGAATTCGCTATGGAGATTTAAAAGCTGAACTGGCAGAAGCTATTTTTGAGGAATTAAAACCTATTCAAGCCAAACGCAAAGAATTTGAGAGTGATCCAAAGAGAGTTAGGCAAATCTTGGATGAAGGTGCTCAGAAAGCCCGTATAATCGCATCCGCAACCATCAAGGAAGTTAAATCCGCAATGGGCCTTAAGCAGCTAGAAACCCACTCCTGGAGTGGGTTAGGTTGA
- a CDS encoding transcriptional regulator — MDKRLKYLINSLLAIKTDKAMYDFLLGILTPRELQELPSRLEIVKLLKQGVPQHRIAETLGTGVATVTRGSKEIQKGRFKNIT, encoded by the coding sequence ATGGATAAAAGACTGAAATACCTAATCAATTCTCTCTTAGCAATAAAAACAGACAAAGCGATGTATGATTTTTTGCTAGGGATATTGACTCCACGAGAGTTACAGGAGTTACCATCGAGATTGGAGATAGTTAAGCTGCTTAAACAGGGAGTTCCACAGCATCGGATTGCAGAAACCTTGGGAACTGGGGTGGCAACAGTAACTAGAGGCTCAAAAGAGATTCAAAAAGGAAGATTTAAGAATATTACCTAA